One part of the Lytechinus pictus isolate F3 Inbred chromosome 3, Lp3.0, whole genome shotgun sequence genome encodes these proteins:
- the LOC129257402 gene encoding dnaJ homolog subfamily B member 9-like, with translation MRCQNCCHLAAVGVLTFMLVDYVQSATRDYYTILGVSRSASQGEIKKAFRKLAIQYHPDKNKEPDAEKKFMEIAKAYEVLSDEDKRKQYDRLGASAYENQGQHGGGGRRGGGPQFNFNEFYRGFDNSFHQRRGHQGRDQRQKMKFGDGFFDFDSFWNDFDDDSLFGNMGGFGNQAFDGFGNHRGGGFQNQGFDGFGSAFGNGHFGNGQFSAHRQQQRSFHSRHAAGGRSCRTVTQRVGNTITTYTDCS, from the exons ATGAGGTGTCAAAATTGCTGTCACCTGGCAGCTGTAGGTGTCCTAACGTTCATGTTGGTGGACTATGTTCAAAGTGCTACAAGGGATTACTACACGATTCTTGGAGTGAGCAGAAGTGCATCACAAGGAGAGATCAAGAAAGCCTTTCGGAAGCTAGCCATTCAGTATCATCCAGACAAGAACAAGGAGCCTGATGCAGAGAAGAAGTTCATGGAGATAGCTAAAG ccTATGAAGTCCTTTCAGATGAAGACAAAAGGAAACAGTATGACAGATTAGGAGCCAGTGCCTATGAGAACCAGGGACAACATGGTGGTGGAGGAAGAAGAGGTGGTGGTCCACAATTTAATTTCAACGAGTTCTACCGTGGTTTTGACAACAGCTTCCACCAGAGGAGAGGTCATCAAGGGAGAGATCAAAGACAGAAAATGAAGTTTGGTGATGGATTCTTTGATTTTGACTCTTTCTGGAATGACTTTGATGATGACAGTTTGTTTGGTAACATGGGAGGCTTTGGAAATCAAGCTTTTGATGGTTTTGGGAATCACAGGGGTGGCGGCTTTCAGAATCAGGGATTTGATGGATTTGGGTCAGCATTTGGAAATGGACATTTTGGAAATGGGCAATTTTCAGCACACAGACAG CAACAAAGATCATTTCATTCAAGACATGCAGCAG